One Triticum dicoccoides isolate Atlit2015 ecotype Zavitan chromosome 5B, WEW_v2.0, whole genome shotgun sequence genomic window carries:
- the LOC119307139 gene encoding plant cysteine oxidase 2-like isoform X1 yields MGAGVVELGPGVVEVGAAEAVQTVPPAKRRRVLAVKTLKAAAAAAGRGPRLARRPPAIQRLFQACRAVFRGPGTVPKPAEVALLRAMLDKMRPEDFGLSPDMPFFRNRDAPATEGTPAITHTTIYKSEKFSMVLFFLPTNAVIPLHNHPGMTVFNKLLIGSMHAKSYDWADPDDPANESGASSPDGKLRLAQLIVDDVFTAPCDTSVLFPTAGGNMHRFRAVAPSAFLDILGPPYSIEEDRDCTYYTDIPYSLHPMTSNELIGDEQEGRRLAWLKEVEMPRDLKMCSVRYGGPPISGR; encoded by the exons ATGGGCGCGGGGGTGGTGGAGCTCGGGCCCGGGGTGGTCGAGGTGGGGGCGGCGGAGGCCGTGCAGACCGTgccgccggccaagaggaggcgggTGCTGGCCGTCAAGACCCtcaaggccgcggcggcggcggcaggaaggGGGCCGCGGCTCGCCAGGAGGCCGCCCGCCATCCAGCGGCTCTTCCAGGCCTGCCGCGCCGTCTTCCGGGGCCCCGGCACCGTGCCCAAGCCCGCCGAGGTCGCCCTGCTCCGCGCCATGCTCG ACAAAATGAGACCAGAGGACTTCGGCCTAAGCCCAGACATGCCCTTCTTCAGGAACAGAGATGCGCCGGCAACCGAAGGGACCCCGGCCATCACACACACCACCATATACAAATCCGAGAAATTTTCC ATGGTTCTCTTCTTCTTGCCGACGAATGCGGTCATCCCTCTGCACAACCACCCCGGGATGACGGTGTTCAACAAGCTGCTCATCGGATCGATGCACGCAAAGTCATATGACTGGGCTGATCCCGACGATCCGGCTAATGAGAGTGGCGCTTCGTCACCTGATGGTAAAT TGAGGCTGGCGCAACTAATCGTGGACGATGTTTTCACGGCGCCGTGCGACACGTCGGTCCTGTTCCCGACGGCGGGAGGCAACATGCACCGGTTCAGGGCCGTCGCGCCATCCGCGttcctcgacatcctcggcccccctTACTCCATCGAAGAGGACCGAGACTGCACGTACTACACGGACATTCCATACTCCCTGCATCCAA TGACCAGCAATGAGCTCATCGGCGACGAGCAAGAAGGCCGGCGTCTCGCGTGGCTGAAAGAGGTCGAGATGCCGAGGGATCTGAAGATGTGCAGCGTCCGGTACGGCGGCCCGCCGATCTCCGGCAGGTGA
- the LOC119307139 gene encoding plant cysteine oxidase 2-like isoform X2: protein MGAGVVELGPGVVEVGAAEAVQTVPPAKRRRVLAVKTLKAAAAAAGRGPRLARRPPAIQRLFQACRAVFRGPGTVPKPAEVALLRAMLDKMRPEDFGLSPDMPFFRNRDAPATEGTPAITHTTIYKSEKFSMVLFFLPTNAVIPLHNHPGMTVFNKLLIGSMHAKSYDWADPDDPANESGASSPDVRLAQLIVDDVFTAPCDTSVLFPTAGGNMHRFRAVAPSAFLDILGPPYSIEEDRDCTYYTDIPYSLHPMTSNELIGDEQEGRRLAWLKEVEMPRDLKMCSVRYGGPPISGR, encoded by the exons ATGGGCGCGGGGGTGGTGGAGCTCGGGCCCGGGGTGGTCGAGGTGGGGGCGGCGGAGGCCGTGCAGACCGTgccgccggccaagaggaggcgggTGCTGGCCGTCAAGACCCtcaaggccgcggcggcggcggcaggaaggGGGCCGCGGCTCGCCAGGAGGCCGCCCGCCATCCAGCGGCTCTTCCAGGCCTGCCGCGCCGTCTTCCGGGGCCCCGGCACCGTGCCCAAGCCCGCCGAGGTCGCCCTGCTCCGCGCCATGCTCG ACAAAATGAGACCAGAGGACTTCGGCCTAAGCCCAGACATGCCCTTCTTCAGGAACAGAGATGCGCCGGCAACCGAAGGGACCCCGGCCATCACACACACCACCATATACAAATCCGAGAAATTTTCC ATGGTTCTCTTCTTCTTGCCGACGAATGCGGTCATCCCTCTGCACAACCACCCCGGGATGACGGTGTTCAACAAGCTGCTCATCGGATCGATGCACGCAAAGTCATATGACTGGGCTGATCCCGACGATCCGGCTAATGAGAGTGGCGCTTCGTCACCTGATG TGAGGCTGGCGCAACTAATCGTGGACGATGTTTTCACGGCGCCGTGCGACACGTCGGTCCTGTTCCCGACGGCGGGAGGCAACATGCACCGGTTCAGGGCCGTCGCGCCATCCGCGttcctcgacatcctcggcccccctTACTCCATCGAAGAGGACCGAGACTGCACGTACTACACGGACATTCCATACTCCCTGCATCCAA TGACCAGCAATGAGCTCATCGGCGACGAGCAAGAAGGCCGGCGTCTCGCGTGGCTGAAAGAGGTCGAGATGCCGAGGGATCTGAAGATGTGCAGCGTCCGGTACGGCGGCCCGCCGATCTCCGGCAGGTGA